In Triticum urartu cultivar G1812 chromosome 6, Tu2.1, whole genome shotgun sequence, the following proteins share a genomic window:
- the LOC125516527 gene encoding probable helicase MAGATAMA 3 — translation MRYPELKSSSQVAVISPYRGQVKLLKDHFRSTFGDQSKEVIDVNSVDGFQGREKELVIFSCVRCNKEQNIGFVSDFRRMNVAITRARSAVLVIGSVSTLKKDKHWTNLVESAKERNRYFKVPKTFTAFFTEDSFKSMKVERPVLDAKISQAVEAINEVVARPEVMDADDAGDHQADGDDYDAMEADDGGGGDD, via the exons ATGCGCTATCCAGAACTCAAATCTAGTTCTCAAGTAGCTGTTATATCACCATACAGGGGTCAGGTGAAACTCCTGAAGGACCATTTCCGGTCGACCTTTGGCGACCAATCAAAGGAAGTTATAGATGTAAACAGCGTTGATGGATTCCAG GGCCGTGAAAAGGAACTTGTCATTTTCTCATGTGTTCGATGCAATAAGGAGCAAAATATTGGGTTTGTTTCTGATTTTCGGCGAATGAATGTTGCCATCACCAGAGCTAGATCTGCTGTACTA GTAATAGGTTCCGTTTCAACATTGAAGAAAGATAAACACTGGACCAACCTTGTTGAGAGTGCCAAAGAGCGAAACCGTTATTTCAAG GTGCCAAAGACATTCACTGCGTTCTTCACCGAGGATAGTTTCAAATCCATGAAGGTGGAAAGACCTGTTCTAGACGCGAAGATATCACAAGCAGTAGAAGCCATCAATGAAGTGGTTGCAAGGCCAGAAGTGATGGACGCAGACGATGCCGGGGACCATCAAGCGGATGGAGATGATTATGACGCCATGGAGGCTGACGATGGAGGAGGTGGTGATGATTAA
- the LOC125516525 gene encoding uncharacterized protein LOC125516525: MEPLLFSHQNIYISLASAKAKHRPGNSSSTVFQGSQNMQQPRDAAGTNGGGGFSWVFVPVMFVLLTFNSVMAVYHSRGDAAMVAFVATSYADLLLLFFSLWLYKRATLGSTRRNRLKASVWILTTMLTFAFSYMVMGAAGLTLPVALLVWFIAAATGIGAFSAFFEQGRYEVPS, encoded by the coding sequence ATGGAGCCCCTTCTCTTCTCGCACCAAAACATCTACATCTCCCTCGCCTCTGCTAAAGCTAAGCACAGGCCAGGAAATAGTAGTAGTACTGTCTTCCAAGGAAGCCAAAATATGCAGCAGCCACGTGATGCGGCCGGCACCAATGGCGGTGGCGGCTTCTCCTGGGTGTTCGTCCCCGTGATGTTCGTCTTGCTCACCTTCAACTCCGTCATGGCGGTGTACCACTCCCGGGGCGACGCGGCGATGGTCGCCTTCGTCGCCACCTCCTACGCGGACCTGCTTCTACTCTTCTTCAGCCTCTGGCTCTACAAGAGGGCCACCCTTGGCTCCACCCGGAGGAACCGGCTCAAGGCATCCGTGTGGATTCTCACCACCATGCTCACCTTCGCCTTCTCCTACATGGTCATGGGCGCGGCCGGGCTCACCCTCCCCGTGGCGCTGCTCGTTTGGTTCATCGCGGCGGCCACCGGGATCGGTGCCTTCTCGGCCTTCTTTGAGCAGGGCAGGTATGAAGTGCCATCCTGA